The Endozoicomonas sp. 4G DNA segment AGTAAAGCAATCCGGTGCCAGTACCTCTTACAGTTCCCGCATTCACTAACTGACCATTGCCTGAGATTTTGATGCCAGTGCCATTATCTTTGGTAAAAATATTACCAGTGTTGTCTACTTTAGCTCGATGTGTGTCTGTGCTCATACCAACGCTACCGTCGCCAGCAACGTTGATAGTGGCCCAGTTGGCAGCAGTGGAAGAGTAACCGTCCGGGGGGGGCTGATTGGCATCAACGGTTGCAGCCATACCATAATTGTTTTTGCCATTAACGTTGAGGGTGCCTCTGTTGCGAATTTCTGCATTACCCTGATCTACGGAGTCGTGGATATTTTGATTTCTGGCTTTCATTCCATAGGATGGTTGGTCGCTTGAGGATTGGCTTGACAGGTTAAGAGTGCCACTGTTTGAACCCAACCCGTTGATAACGAGAAAGCCAATTGCGGGAGCGCCTAAAATATTAAAGGTTCCATTTATCTCATTAGCGGCCTGAGAACTTTTGTGCACAGCCTGAAAGGCTATGGGTACAGTTCGTCTCTTTATCCCCTGAACAATGAGTGTGCCCTCGTTGCTGATATTATCCCCATATTTGGTCAGGGCCATGATGACGTCTGCAGCGTAACCGCTCTTATCCCGGGCACTGCTGAGCACGCCCTGGTTAGTGACTTTATTATTCAAGCCGACAGCGCTAACGATCATGTGAACCCCGGCCTGCACTTTATCGCCACTGGGTAATTCGCTCGTCAGGGAACCTTCGATGTTTAATGTTCCATTCACCATTTTCAGGTAATTTATCTCGTCGGGTTTAGATGCATCAGCGGGGCCTACGGTGACGGTACTGCCTTTCGGAATGGATTCTACCCCTTCTACAACTTTGGTTTTATGGGGGGGCCATTCGTTGGGGTCAAAGCGGCCTCCACTATCATCCCCTGAGGCACTACCACCTCCTGAAGCCCACCCTGAAATCACAGAAGCAATGGTAAAGGTTAAAATACTGTTTGAGTGAAGAATACGAGGCCTGCAATGAGTCATTAATACACCTTTAAAAATCATTGGAGTCTGGGTAGGAGGCCGATAGTGGGAAGAGGCGGCAGATCGTTTGGAAAAAGACCAGCGCTGAAAAAAAACTGATTCAGCGTTCAATAAATGACCAGAACCGGACTGGGCGCAGTCTAGGTAAACAGTGGAGTGTTTTGAAATACCCTTTGATTTTTAAAAAGTGAATTTTTAACTTAAAAGCTAGTGCACGGTTTCAATGTAATTGACGGGTTCCCTCTATTAGTGGCACCCAGACTCCGTTCACCCTGAGCGGAGTCGAAGGGTGCCGGGCACGGTCTTTCTTGTTGGTTCGGAGTCCACATCCTTCGACTCCGCTCAGGATGAACGTAGATTGTTCACATCAAACTCATTGAAATGATGTACTAGTATTCCGAGGCTGGTGTTAGAGTGTCGTCTACTGTTTAATAGCCGGACTTCAAGTATTGCCTTTTTCTTAAAGGGATTGTTTATGGCTATCTTTCCGTTGGAAAACCCTGTTCAGCATTACGACTGGGGCAGTCTGAATGCGATGAGTGAACTTTTTGGTATGGCTAATGAGTCCGGCCAGCCTGTGGCTGAACTCTGGATGGGTGCTCATCCCAAAGCACCTTCTATCGTTTTGGCTGATGATCCGGTGGCTTTGAACGTGCTGGTGGACGGTCAGGCGGCCCACTTAGGTCAAGGGTCTCTGGCAAAGTTTGGTCAGACTCTGCCTTTCCTGTTTAAAGTACTGGCGGCTGCCAGGCCCTTGTCTATTCAATCGCATCCCAATAAACAGCAGGCATTAGCAGGGTTTACAAATGAAAATCATCTGGGCGTGCCGCTGGATGCCTTTCATCGAAACTATCGGGATGATAACCATAAGCCTGAGCTGGTCTATGCGTTGACACCTTTCAGGGCTATGAATGGTTTTCGGCCACTGGCTGAAATGCTGGCTTTGTTCAAAATGGTTGAGCTGAAACCGCTTGCAGAAGCATTATGCTGGCTTGAAGAAGGCAACCTTAAGGCTTTTTATGAGCATTTAATGAACCTTAAAGGCGCAGAAAAGGAGGGACTGGTTACTGAGGCACTGTCGTTTGCCGAGAC contains these protein-coding regions:
- the manA gene encoding mannose-6-phosphate isomerase, class I — protein: MAIFPLENPVQHYDWGSLNAMSELFGMANESGQPVAELWMGAHPKAPSIVLADDPVALNVLVDGQAAHLGQGSLAKFGQTLPFLFKVLAAARPLSIQSHPNKQQALAGFTNENHLGVPLDAFHRNYRDDNHKPELVYALTPFRAMNGFRPLAEMLALFKMVELKPLAEALCWLEEGNLKAFYEHLMNLKGAEKEGLVTEALSFAETSDHPAWQEVCRLNQFYPGDIGVLSPLLLNVIELTPGQAMFLKAGTLHAYLEGTALEIMACSDNVLRGGLTNKHVDVPELLKTIEFDTIALADLCLKPEQEENGETRFVAPVDDFLFSIIEPERACEPFEVRSAEILFCVEGRQAIRAGEQSIELTPGRACFVSAMTESYQLEGSGRLARAMSVL